The window TTGTTTTTAGGATCTGGTACAGCTATTCAAAGTGCTGGTCCATCAATTATCTTGTCTTATTTGATCGTTGGTATTATTAGCTTTTTCATGATGAGAGCGCTCGGAGAGTTAATCTTAGCTGATCCTGAGCAACATTCATTTATCGAATCAGTAAAAAAGTACCTGGGAAATAGAATGGAATTTGTTGCGGGATGGACGTATTGGCTATGCTGGCTTAGTTTAGCGATGGCTGATTTAACTGCAACTGGAATTTATTTAAAATATTGGTTTAAAGATTTACCTCAATGGGTTGGTCCTCTAGTAATTGTCATCTTATTAATGCTTGTTAACATGGTTAACGTTGGATTATTTGGCGAGCTTGAAAGCTGGTTTTCAATGATTAAGGTATTGGCTATCCTAGCTTTGATTATTACTGGGGCAATTCTTTTAGTTATGCATACCAAAATTGACTCTAGAACAGTTTCTCTTACTAATCTGGTGAATTATGGAGGATTTTTCCCAACAGGCTCGTGGGGCTTTTTAAAGTCATTTCAGATGGTAGTCTTTGCCTTTGTTGGAATTGAAATTGTTGGTTTAACAGCAGGTGAAACAGCCAATCCAGACAAGGACATTCCCAAGGCAATTAATACTTTGCCGGTAAGAATTGGATTATTCTACGTAGGGTCGATGATTGCTATTATGGCAGTCTATCCTTGGAACAAGATTGTTACTACAACTAGTCCATTTGTGCAGGTCTTTGGAGCAATTGGGATTCCTGCAGCAGCTGGAATTTTAAACTTTGTGGTTTTAACAGCTGCTATGTCTGCTACCAATAGTGCTATTTTTTCAACGAGTAGGTCATTATACGCACTCTCACGTGGAAATAATGCACCTAAGAGATTTGGTAAGTTAAGTAAGAAAGCAGTTCCTAATAATGCCTTGACTTTCTCGTCGTTAATTTTATTTATTGTAGTAATTCTTAACTATATCATGCCAGCTCGAGTATTTGATATTATTTCTAGTGTTTCAACGATCAACTTCATTATGGTATGGATCATCATTATGTGGACTCACTTAAAATACCGTGCTGAAAATAAAAATAATCTTGGTAGTTTTAGAATGCCAGGATTTCCTTTAACGAGCTGGATCACAATTATTTTTTACGTAGTAATTTTAGTGATTTTGGCGCTAATTCCAGCTACGAGATTGCCATTAATTATTTCAATCATTTTTATTCTAGTTTTAGCATTTAGCTATACTTTATTAGAGAAAAGAAAAAATTAAATATCATGAAAAGACTGGTAGGCTTAGCTATCAGTCTTTTTATATAGTATTAAGTCGAAAAAAGACTAATCATTGCTCGTGATTAATAATGGGACTTGGTATAATAATTGTAATTAATACCATGAAAACGCTATACTGTATAGGAATAGAATAATAATAACGAGGAAAAAGATATGGCACGACAAAAAAATTTAGTAAGACGGCATGAAATATTACGCAATACATATATGCTTTTAAAAAAGAGAGGTATGGAAAATGTATCGCTACAAATGATTGCGGATAAGTCAAGCATTTCTAAATCATTGCTCCAATCTTACTATCCACATAAAAATTTGTTAATTACAGAGATTGTTACTAATTTTATGACAGCGGTTTTGAAGAGCTTAAATGCGACCGATTTTGGAAACTTAAATACCTACTCTAAAATGAAAATTTTTATTTATTTAATTTTAGAGCAAGGAATCCAAGATGAGGGTGTTGAGCGCGTCGTTAAGAGTATTTTAAGCGATAATGAATCTCTGGATCGATGGAGTCAGATCCTAGATGACTGGCTTACAAATGAGGGCGTTAAGCATGACCTGGGAAATGATCGACAAGTTCAGATTGGATTGAACTTCATTGTTACAGCTGGCGGTAGTTTATACATAAAACGGACCGAATTCGATTTAGATGCAGATCAAATTTCTGATATAATGGTAAAAACTTTTATGTCAACATTTCTATCAATTGATGAGTCTAAGATAAGCAAAACACTTGATGAGGCAAAATCTGCTTTACAAAAATATGAACTAAGTACCTTAACCCAGACAATTAATGAGATGTTTGACAATTAATTTTAAGGAAGGTCTAGGAAATGGCAATACGCACACGCAGTGAGTTGCGTAGAATTGATCAGGCTCAAACTGTACGTGACAAAAGATCATTTGGAATTGCGATTTTTACAATTGTGGTCTTGTTTTTCAGTTTAGTAACTTTTATGAATCCCATTTTTATGAAGAGCCAGATTGCAAAAGAAAGTAATGGTGTTGTAGCTGAACGCTACATCAATCAAAAATTTGATAATTTCGCTGCAGCAATTGGTGCTGATAGAAGCAGTAATAACAGCACTAACAATCTTCTTACTGTTGAACAGACAAGGCCAATTGCGAATGCAATGATTGATTATACCTTGGGGATTCATTTATTTAGAGCAGAAAATTCTAGTTTAGCTGGTCAAATTCGAAAAATCATATTAACGAAAATAGATGATAATTCTTCAATGGAAGCTAAATCCGTGCAAGAAAAGTTAAGGAAAAATAAAGCCAGTGGAATTTATGCAATTATTACAAGTTTTGGATTAGCGAATGCGACGTTAGCGGCAAATATTGAACTGGTATTTTTAATTTTAAATGTCTTAGTGATCATTTTTGTAGGAATTTTAGCCTATCAGCAGATTAAGAGATTGCAAGAAATTGTTTCAACAAGACGTTTAATTCACATGTTTGCAGCTGGAGGAATGCGAGCTGCCATTTGTTTGATTATCATCTTTGGGTTGCTTGCCTTTATTCCAACAATTTTTAATGTTGAAGGCTTATTCTTAAATATTGGCTACTTTTTAGAAATAGCGAGTGGTATTTTCTTAGAGCTAGTAATTGTCGGAGTAGTATTATTTGTAATTAGTACCGTTACTTGGCAGATTACAAGCGCAAAATAAAATTTTATATGTATACAAAAAAGGTCTCAGTTATTAACTGAGACCTTTTTCTGGGAAATGGCGCCGGATTGGATGATCTTAATTGTATTCAAGTAAGTGTAAAGTAGTTAGGGTATAAAATAATTGTAATATGCAACAGCCATAGTGGCTATTGTAAGGGTCCTCAACCATTTCTCACTACTTATTCTTGCAGTAATTAGGTTTTAAATCAAGTTGAAAAGCCTAATTATTCTTAAATAATATAATATGTTTGAATTGGTGCAAAATAATATTCTAAAATTATAAATTCGTTATTTTAAGGTTGGATATATAGTATTAATTTATTAATTGTTTTGCTTAATCCACTGCTTTTTACCAAGATAGTACCAGGTCGTATGGTTAGTGGTAATCGTTTGTCCGTAAGCATAGCTTTTTCCTGGGATAACGTGGTTAGGAGTAGATTTTTGCAGGTGGAGATAAGGACTAGTATAGATTTGAGTATCTAGTGAATGATTGTCAATATTTACTACACCGGCAGTAAGATCTGGATTATTGAAAATATAAAAATTGTGGAACCACTGATCATTTCCTAAATTGTAATAAGAATATCCGTCTTGGTATGAACGGCCAAAAATTACAGGATTCATTCTTCTCTTTTTATTTAAAGAATCACGCAATTCCTCTCCTTGAAGCAAAAGGGCCGACTTCATAGTTGTAGAAGAAGATGGATCTTCGACTTCTTTTAAAATTTTACGAGTTGTTTGGTCATTATTGTCTTTAATGTTTTGGGATGATGATATTTTACCTGAATTTTTGATCTTCTCTTTGATTTTATTGCTGTCTTCTGAAGTTTTTAAAGTAGGCTGATTTGCGGCTACTTGATTAAAAAGTTTAAAACTATATTGATAAACGTTGTCGATATTTACGTTATATTCATGTCCAGAAACAAGCTTAATGTCTCCTGGGAAGTAGGTAATAATCGTACTGAAATAACCGTAGCCTTTACCGCTGAAATTATTAACGTTTGAGGCTTGACTTGTCTCACCAGTGTCTAAATCAGTAACGGTAATCTTTGGGGTAGCAGAGATAGTTTTGTCAGATAAATAGAGCGACCAAGCAATGTTATTGCCTTGAAGTAGTTCAATTGGAAAAACACCGCTGTTGGGGTAAGCAACGGTTCCTTTAGCAGCAGCCTTATAGCCATCGCTTGGGTAAGCAACTTGTTGAACTGAATAGCGGTAGTTATTTTCACCATAAGCTGCTCCAATACCAGTTGTTGTAAGTCTACTTGATAAAAGCCAGGCGCGGTGACCCGTATCTGAACCGTCAAGGTTATAAGTATCAGTTAATAAATCTGTGATTACATCGCCAGCAGATTGGTTGCTGACATTAAAGTTTAGGTTAGAACTGGCAGAGACATTTTTAGCAATTGTCCAATAAGTATCGCTAATATATGCTGGCCTTGTTTCGCTAGGTAAACCATGTTGATTAGTAAAGGGATTAGCTTTAATTGCGGCCATAACGCTAGCTGTAATTTGAGCATTGTCATTATCGGTCTTGTTTGTAGAAATACTTGGTAAATCAAATAAACTACGATAGAAATTAATATAATCTAGCTGAGAGTTAATGTATGAGTTTGTAACTGCACCAGGAGAGAAAGGTGCAGACAAGTGTGGAGCAGTAGCATAAAGATTATTAGAACTAAAAGTTTCTTTTGGTAGTTTTGAATATTGATTTTGAATATTATG of the Lactobacillus isalae genome contains:
- a CDS encoding TetR/AcrR family transcriptional regulator, whose protein sequence is MARQKNLVRRHEILRNTYMLLKKRGMENVSLQMIADKSSISKSLLQSYYPHKNLLITEIVTNFMTAVLKSLNATDFGNLNTYSKMKIFIYLILEQGIQDEGVERVVKSILSDNESLDRWSQILDDWLTNEGVKHDLGNDRQVQIGLNFIVTAGGSLYIKRTEFDLDADQISDIMVKTFMSTFLSIDESKISKTLDEAKSALQKYELSTLTQTINEMFDN
- a CDS encoding CAP domain-containing protein, whose amino-acid sequence is MTFTKKAAIFLATITLSATSCTVIATSTQATTFTKDEIQEVHNIQNQYSKLPKETFSSNNLYATAPHLSAPFSPGAVTNSYINSQLDYINFYRSLFDLPSISTNKTDNDNAQITASVMAAIKANPFTNQHGLPSETRPAYISDTYWTIAKNVSASSNLNFNVSNQSAGDVITDLLTDTYNLDGSDTGHRAWLLSSRLTTTGIGAAYGENNYRYSVQQVAYPSDGYKAAAKGTVAYPNSGVFPIELLQGNNIAWSLYLSDKTISATPKITVTDLDTGETSQASNVNNFSGKGYGYFSTIITYFPGDIKLVSGHEYNVNIDNVYQYSFKLFNQVAANQPTLKTSEDSNKIKEKIKNSGKISSSQNIKDNNDQTTRKILKEVEDPSSSTTMKSALLLQGEELRDSLNKKRRMNPVIFGRSYQDGYSYYNLGNDQWFHNFYIFNNPDLTAGVVNIDNHSLDTQIYTSPYLHLQKSTPNHVIPGKSYAYGQTITTNHTTWYYLGKKQWIKQNN
- a CDS encoding amino acid permease, with protein sequence MDEKEKLKLKRSLKSRHVTMIAIGGAIGTGLFLGSGTAIQSAGPSIILSYLIVGIISFFMMRALGELILADPEQHSFIESVKKYLGNRMEFVAGWTYWLCWLSLAMADLTATGIYLKYWFKDLPQWVGPLVIVILLMLVNMVNVGLFGELESWFSMIKVLAILALIITGAILLVMHTKIDSRTVSLTNLVNYGGFFPTGSWGFLKSFQMVVFAFVGIEIVGLTAGETANPDKDIPKAINTLPVRIGLFYVGSMIAIMAVYPWNKIVTTTSPFVQVFGAIGIPAAAGILNFVVLTAAMSATNSAIFSTSRSLYALSRGNNAPKRFGKLSKKAVPNNALTFSSLILFIVVILNYIMPARVFDIISSVSTINFIMVWIIIMWTHLKYRAENKNNLGSFRMPGFPLTSWITIIFYVVILVILALIPATRLPLIISIIFILVLAFSYTLLEKRKN